AACCAGATGGAGAACGCTATGAACTGCATAATGGAGTAATTGTGGAAATGTCACAACCAACAGGACTACATGAAGATATCATAGGTTTTACAGCTAGAAAAATAACTGTAGAATTTGATAGATTAAATCTTCCTTATTCCATTCCTAAACAAGCATTAGTCAAACCACCTGAAAGCGAATCAGGTTATTTACCAGATATTCTATTATTAAACCGGACTAATTTAGTCAGTGAACCTCTGTGGCAAAAACAATCAACTGTAACTCAAGCTGCTTCTATTCCCTTAATTGTTGAAGTTGTCAGCACTAATTGGCGCGATGACTACTTAACTAAATTACGAGATTATGAAGAGATTGGTATTCCTGAATATTGGATTATTGATTATTTAGGTTTAGGTGGTATTCGTTATATAGGTAGTCCTAAACAACCTACTATATCTATTCATTTGTTGATTGATGGTGAGTATCAAGTAACGCAGTTTAGAAATGATGAAAGGATCATATCATCAACTTTTCCAGATTTGAATTTGACTGCCCAACAGATTTTTCAAGCTGGTAATATTTGAGCAGTATTTATCTTTATTGTTCTTTACGCATTACTTGATTCTCAATTCAATCTTTGAGTAATTAATGGTTACAAGTTTTCCATGATCAGTCTTAATTCCTCTAAACTTTCAACTGTGAGAATTGAACGTTGAATTATTTTTAATGTTTCAAAATCCGATATTTCTGATATTTTCGGCATGAATTTTAATCCTTCATTACCAAATTTCACTTCTAAAGATAATTCAATACTTGAGATTCTTTCTTCTCTTTTTCCTATTTGTTCTCCTCTTTGTTCCCCTTGTTTCAATATTTCTTGATACCAAGGTGATTCACGGAAAACAGCCATATCCCACCTCATGATTTCTTGAACTAAGGCACTATCTAATACAAAAGTAGCAAAAAAAGCCAGAACTGTTTCTAATTGATTTAACTGTTCATCGGCTT
The window above is part of the Nodularia spumigena CCY9414 genome. Proteins encoded here:
- a CDS encoding Uma2 family endonuclease: MVQVLQKPVTFAEFADWKPDGERYELHNGVIVEMSQPTGLHEDIIGFTARKITVEFDRLNLPYSIPKQALVKPPESESGYLPDILLLNRTNLVSEPLWQKQSTVTQAASIPLIVEVVSTNWRDDYLTKLRDYEEIGIPEYWIIDYLGLGGIRYIGSPKQPTISIHLLIDGEYQVTQFRNDERIISSTFPDLNLTAQQIFQAGNI